In a genomic window of Roseiflexus castenholzii DSM 13941:
- the mgsA gene encoding methylglyoxal synthase — MITRRATLALIAHDRKKDDMVLFTLRHRDTLARCRLVATGTTGERIARATRLEVERMLSGPMGGDAQIAARVAQGEIDGVIFLVDPLYAHPHEPDIQGLLRVCNLYNVPLATNLATAELVVAGVEKV; from the coding sequence GTGATAACCCGACGAGCAACGCTGGCGCTGATTGCGCATGATCGCAAGAAGGATGATATGGTGTTGTTCACGCTGCGCCATCGTGATACACTTGCCCGATGTCGCCTGGTTGCCACCGGCACGACCGGTGAGCGTATCGCGCGGGCAACGCGCCTGGAGGTCGAACGGATGCTGTCGGGTCCGATGGGAGGTGATGCGCAGATCGCCGCGCGGGTTGCGCAGGGCGAGATCGATGGCGTCATTTTCCTGGTCGATCCGCTCTACGCTCATCCACACGAACCGGATATTCAGGGATTGCTGCGCGTTTGCAACCTGTACAACGTACCACTGGCGACCAACCTGGCAACGGCGGAACTCGTCGTTGCAGGGGTTGAGAAGGTGTGA
- a CDS encoding GAF domain-containing protein, whose product MTELAHILAVDDDASVRRMLQILLTNAGYRVSVASTGEEALAYLELVTPDLVLMDVSLPGLSGQHVMERVKSDPDRPFIPVILITGYGDPEAKVAALDAGADDFLVKPVDLTELLARVRAMLRLQRSQRSLRAEQRKTELLLHLTRELGTTLDLDQLLTQFLNRLADAVGAVRASILALTGDQPRLFSSTRNRPTIPLSDILGQGVAGWVLRERKPLIIDDTRDDPRWIAVNAQQRAVRSVAAVPLVREGRVLAAITLVHHTPGYFNHDHLELLNAVAAQSAIALENAELFHLTRMQRDLLERRAEELQRINQISRHLTELMSPDQLLRLVVHLIHHTFGYPLVAVALHDDERLALEAAAGSASIERLIGQAISPDTSAAGRAIAQSEAYYVADFLQTDCAPLTGVERSVRSELAVPIQTARQVFGALSVMAYTPNAFGDADVRLLSTLASQLGIALDNARLFNMEQRRVRQLGTVNNLSLAMTARLDAAENLTIAARVIASIFEVTACGIVLTNPRVQSMRHMVFATDAARDRLPWRDLAETVVLSAPQVVRADDALLALCARALVGAGIAALALAPLLANGKQIGLVALDVTGHERQFQATDLTLLETVASLLAQVIENACLYREVEDERSTLGAVLRSAADPILLIDPHNRLLLANPAAEQRLHLGEAIGRAIDQAVDHSGLLRALSRDSLNGQSMMEVTLADGATFNVSVAPVRGANDALIGRVAVMQDITAIKELERAEQERLRAMFRRYVSPQVVEEVLAGGGEFGAPQERDIVVLFADIRGYTTLAEGLAPQILVHQILNRYFTAMTEALYRHGGTVDKFLGDGLIGVFGVPIARDDDIPRSLRAAVDLQLAFADLRNVWRRDLGLDLGMGVGIAYGPALVGNIGSPQRLDYTVIGDVVNTANRLSGLARADQIIVSHRLIDALPLGDDLPWLLRPIGPVMLKGKHEPHMVYEIVYQIAVSDDG is encoded by the coding sequence ATGACCGAACTTGCACATATCCTGGCAGTGGACGACGACGCCAGCGTGCGTCGCATGCTCCAGATTCTGCTGACGAACGCCGGGTATCGCGTTTCTGTTGCGAGTACCGGCGAAGAAGCCCTGGCGTATCTGGAACTGGTCACGCCCGATCTGGTGCTCATGGATGTATCATTGCCGGGGCTGAGCGGCCAGCATGTGATGGAGCGCGTCAAATCTGATCCAGATCGCCCCTTCATCCCTGTGATCCTGATCACCGGTTATGGCGACCCGGAGGCGAAAGTTGCGGCGCTCGATGCGGGCGCCGACGATTTTCTGGTGAAACCGGTCGATCTGACCGAACTGCTGGCGCGGGTGCGCGCAATGCTGCGCCTGCAACGCAGTCAGCGATCATTGCGCGCTGAGCAGCGAAAGACGGAACTGTTGCTCCATCTGACCCGCGAACTGGGAACGACGCTGGATCTTGATCAGTTGTTGACCCAGTTTCTCAATCGGCTTGCCGATGCTGTCGGCGCCGTGCGCGCCAGCATCCTGGCGCTCACCGGCGATCAGCCGCGCCTGTTCTCCAGCACGCGCAATCGGCCAACCATTCCGCTGAGCGATATTCTAGGGCAGGGTGTCGCCGGATGGGTGCTTCGTGAGCGGAAACCGTTGATTATTGACGATACCCGCGACGATCCACGATGGATCGCGGTGAATGCCCAGCAGCGCGCGGTGCGCAGTGTTGCTGCCGTGCCGCTGGTGCGCGAGGGGCGCGTTCTGGCTGCCATTACGCTCGTTCACCACACGCCAGGCTATTTCAACCACGACCACCTGGAGTTGCTGAATGCTGTGGCAGCACAGAGCGCGATTGCACTCGAAAATGCGGAGTTGTTCCATCTGACGCGCATGCAGCGCGACCTGCTCGAGCGTCGCGCTGAAGAACTGCAACGCATCAATCAGATCAGCCGTCACCTGACAGAGTTAATGAGTCCTGATCAGTTGCTGCGGCTGGTGGTGCATTTGATCCACCACACCTTTGGCTATCCGTTGGTTGCCGTTGCGTTGCACGATGATGAGCGCCTGGCATTGGAAGCCGCTGCGGGCAGCGCAAGTATCGAACGGTTGATCGGGCAGGCGATCTCGCCCGACACCAGCGCCGCCGGGCGGGCGATTGCACAGAGCGAAGCGTACTATGTCGCCGATTTTCTTCAGACCGATTGCGCTCCATTGACGGGAGTTGAGCGGAGCGTGCGTTCGGAACTGGCGGTTCCGATTCAAACGGCACGCCAGGTGTTTGGCGCGCTTTCGGTCATGGCGTATACCCCCAATGCGTTCGGCGATGCGGATGTTCGATTGCTGTCAACCCTGGCGAGCCAGTTGGGTATTGCGCTCGATAACGCGCGCCTGTTCAACATGGAGCAGCGCCGCGTTCGTCAGCTCGGCACGGTGAATAATCTGTCGCTTGCCATGACGGCGCGTCTGGATGCAGCGGAAAATCTGACGATTGCAGCGCGCGTGATTGCATCTATTTTTGAGGTTACTGCCTGTGGCATTGTGCTGACCAACCCCAGAGTCCAGAGCATGCGGCATATGGTGTTTGCAACCGATGCCGCACGGGATCGTCTGCCCTGGCGCGATCTTGCTGAAACGGTCGTTCTTTCCGCGCCACAGGTTGTGAGGGCGGACGATGCGCTTCTGGCGCTATGCGCTCGCGCGCTTGTGGGCGCCGGAATCGCAGCGCTGGCGCTGGCGCCGTTGCTGGCAAACGGTAAACAGATTGGGTTGGTGGCGCTCGATGTCACCGGACATGAGCGACAGTTTCAGGCGACCGATTTGACGCTGCTCGAGACGGTTGCAAGTTTGCTGGCGCAGGTGATTGAGAATGCCTGCCTGTATCGCGAGGTGGAAGACGAACGTTCGACACTCGGCGCTGTGTTGCGCAGCGCCGCCGATCCGATTCTGCTGATCGATCCGCACAATCGATTGTTGCTGGCAAATCCCGCCGCCGAGCAGCGCCTTCACCTCGGAGAAGCGATCGGGCGGGCAATTGACCAGGCTGTGGATCATAGCGGTCTGCTTCGTGCTCTGAGTCGCGACTCCTTGAATGGTCAGTCGATGATGGAAGTCACCCTTGCCGATGGTGCGACCTTCAACGTTAGCGTCGCTCCGGTGCGTGGCGCCAACGATGCGTTAATTGGACGGGTGGCGGTGATGCAGGATATTACTGCGATCAAAGAACTCGAGCGCGCAGAGCAGGAACGCCTGCGTGCTATGTTCCGGCGCTACGTATCGCCGCAGGTGGTCGAAGAAGTGCTGGCGGGCGGTGGTGAGTTCGGAGCGCCGCAGGAGCGCGATATTGTGGTGCTGTTTGCCGATATTCGCGGCTATACGACGCTCGCTGAAGGTCTGGCGCCGCAAATTCTCGTGCATCAGATCCTCAATCGCTATTTCACCGCTATGACCGAGGCGCTCTACCGACATGGCGGGACGGTCGATAAGTTTCTGGGAGATGGGTTGATCGGTGTGTTTGGCGTGCCGATTGCGCGGGATGACGATATTCCCCGGTCGTTACGCGCAGCAGTCGATCTCCAGCTGGCGTTCGCCGATCTTCGGAATGTCTGGCGCCGCGATCTCGGTCTCGACCTTGGCATGGGGGTGGGGATTGCGTATGGACCGGCGCTCGTCGGCAATATTGGGTCGCCGCAGCGCCTCGATTACACGGTAATTGGGGATGTCGTCAATACTGCTAACCGCTTGAGCGGTCTGGCGCGCGCCGATCAGATCATTGTTTCGCATCGCCTGATCGATGCGCTGCCGCTGGGAGATGATCTGCCCTGGTTGTTGCGTCCGATTGGTCCGGTGATGCTCAAGGGGAAGCACGAGCCGCATATGGTGTATGAGATTGTGTATCAGATCGCGGTGTCGGACGATGGATGA
- a CDS encoding M20 family metallopeptidase has translation MNDASVQHELTRLTCNLIAFPSTADHPDALIAAIDYVEQYARDSGIQFIHRFEVEQKPSLMITLRDTQRPALILNGHLDVVAARAEQYQPVVRDGRIYGRGSQDMKGACAVLMRLIRDLAALPDPPDVGFMFVTDEEIGGFHGTNYLLEHGWRSAFFIAAEPTDLNICYAAKGMVRFDITLHGQPAHGSRPWEGVNPILLLRDGLQALEQRFPTPREAVWATTAVPTVVRGGDTLNRIPEVVTLSLDIRHIPEETPDEIEAAVRACFPGATVARNSTGGIPLMTDPNDPHLAQLAASIERIIGRQPVFYREHYGSDARFYSGAGIPAICFGPVGAGLHSDHEWVDIASLERLYLILRDVATAAE, from the coding sequence ATGAACGATGCCTCAGTACAGCACGAACTGACCCGCCTGACCTGTAACCTGATTGCGTTCCCTTCGACCGCCGACCATCCCGATGCACTGATCGCCGCAATTGATTATGTCGAGCAGTACGCTCGTGATTCGGGCATCCAGTTTATTCACCGTTTCGAAGTCGAACAGAAGCCCAGCCTGATGATCACCCTGCGCGACACGCAAAGGCCAGCGCTCATCCTCAACGGTCACCTCGATGTGGTCGCCGCGCGCGCTGAACAGTATCAACCGGTCGTGCGCGACGGACGGATCTACGGACGCGGCAGCCAGGACATGAAAGGCGCGTGCGCCGTTCTTATGCGCCTGATACGCGATCTGGCTGCGCTTCCGGATCCACCCGACGTTGGGTTTATGTTTGTCACCGATGAAGAAATCGGCGGGTTCCATGGCACCAACTACCTGCTGGAACACGGGTGGCGCTCTGCGTTCTTCATCGCTGCCGAGCCGACCGATCTGAACATCTGCTATGCCGCCAAGGGCATGGTGCGCTTCGACATCACCTTGCACGGACAACCGGCGCACGGTTCGCGCCCGTGGGAAGGGGTTAATCCGATCCTTCTGCTGCGCGACGGGTTACAGGCGCTCGAACAACGCTTCCCAACGCCGCGCGAAGCAGTGTGGGCAACAACCGCCGTCCCTACCGTGGTTCGTGGCGGTGATACACTCAACCGCATTCCAGAGGTGGTGACGCTTTCACTCGACATTCGCCACATTCCTGAAGAAACCCCAGACGAGATCGAGGCGGCGGTGCGCGCCTGCTTCCCCGGCGCAACGGTTGCGCGCAACAGCACAGGCGGCATCCCGCTGATGACCGACCCCAACGATCCGCACCTGGCGCAGTTGGCTGCCAGCATTGAGCGCATCATCGGGCGTCAACCGGTCTTCTACCGTGAGCACTATGGCTCAGATGCGCGCTTCTATAGCGGCGCGGGCATTCCGGCAATCTGCTTTGGACCGGTGGGCGCAGGGCTGCACTCTGATCATGAATGGGTGGATATCGCCAGCCTGGAGCGCCTGTATCTGATCCTGCGCGATGTTGCGACGGCAGCCGAGTGA
- a CDS encoding glucosaminidase domain-containing protein — MITRRQFLKASVASCAASVIAAVSRAGERPSYQVYLPLVQTIAPPLTDTPPPPTPIPVPPEDDLPPILDNAPLVGPATGTEHMAINWFVPRADRSYTAFDIGRIVGAYRVIGEIAGIDWFLALAQMAHETGHLTSFWSLRPQRNPAGIGVTGEWRADPPPDPTGWAYNTQRQRWERGISFPTWAEHAIPAHLGRLLAYALTDEQANDAQRTLITTALAVRPLSPALRGVAPTILGLNGRWAFPGTTYGQSIVALARRMRYGPATLDLSAPAEEDGDVMPEGS; from the coding sequence ATGATCACACGTCGTCAGTTCCTCAAAGCATCAGTTGCGTCATGCGCCGCTTCCGTCATAGCAGCAGTCAGTCGCGCCGGCGAGCGCCCATCCTACCAGGTCTACCTTCCGCTGGTGCAGACGATAGCGCCGCCGCTGACCGATACTCCACCCCCTCCGACGCCGATTCCTGTGCCGCCGGAGGATGATCTGCCGCCGATCCTCGACAATGCGCCTCTTGTGGGTCCAGCCACCGGAACGGAGCATATGGCGATCAACTGGTTCGTTCCGCGCGCCGACCGCAGTTACACCGCGTTCGACATCGGCAGGATTGTCGGCGCCTACCGCGTCATCGGCGAGATAGCCGGCATCGACTGGTTCCTGGCGCTGGCGCAGATGGCGCACGAAACTGGACACCTGACCAGTTTCTGGAGCCTGCGCCCACAGCGCAATCCGGCCGGCATCGGCGTTACCGGCGAGTGGCGCGCCGACCCGCCGCCTGATCCGACCGGGTGGGCATACAACACACAACGGCAACGCTGGGAGCGCGGCATCAGTTTCCCCACCTGGGCTGAGCACGCCATTCCCGCGCACCTGGGACGCTTGCTGGCGTATGCGCTTACCGATGAGCAGGCAAACGACGCGCAACGCACACTGATCACCACGGCGCTCGCCGTGCGACCGCTGTCGCCTGCGCTACGCGGCGTCGCACCAACGATCCTGGGACTCAACGGGAGGTGGGCATTTCCGGGCACGACGTATGGACAGTCGATTGTCGCGCTCGCGCGCCGCATGCGCTACGGACCCGCTACCCTCGACCTGAGCGCCCCTGCCGAAGAGGATGGGGATGTGATGCCGGAAGGATCGTAA
- a CDS encoding DUF4938 domain-containing protein, which translates to MSVEIVRITTFDGPHCFDPRPGVLARLRADHDCSAALRAVLKDAAQRVGLVIGNPHIESRSTGDTIWHDLFFVTPMPAIGAEMVRHIVALLGAQHAGDDTMDADSLLWDLQKKRRAAALPLQVLQLMAEASARGVPAFVRRDGFVQVGYGARGNAIDPALFRERGTALREADVGIGASPFARPALSSLLPWDRLGAVPVVVVSGGATSATTAAFVSRLRQRRISVAAALTASFDTARDCLTDPAAGAIVLDLDPVDLLWRGLPVEQCMVSALLDLPEELESEAGGRDDLARALGVALLVTSLGGRAVLNADHPAILALAGYAPCPLVLIARSGDHPALRAHRAAGGSALFLRRTAAVLACGTSETLIPLSPDEDPWKTLAVTALYFAFMEADAR; encoded by the coding sequence GTGAGCGTAGAGATTGTTCGTATTACCACATTTGATGGTCCTCACTGCTTCGATCCGCGTCCGGGGGTGCTGGCGCGCCTGCGCGCCGATCACGATTGCAGCGCTGCATTGCGGGCAGTGCTCAAGGATGCCGCGCAACGGGTGGGTCTGGTGATCGGCAATCCTCATATCGAGAGCCGCAGCACAGGCGATACTATCTGGCACGATCTTTTCTTCGTCACGCCGATGCCTGCGATTGGCGCCGAAATGGTGCGGCATATCGTCGCGTTGCTCGGTGCGCAGCACGCCGGCGACGACACGATGGATGCCGACAGTTTGCTGTGGGACCTGCAAAAAAAGCGGCGGGCAGCCGCACTGCCGTTGCAGGTGTTGCAACTTATGGCGGAAGCGTCGGCGCGTGGTGTGCCGGCGTTTGTGCGGCGCGACGGATTCGTGCAGGTTGGTTATGGGGCGCGCGGCAACGCCATTGATCCCGCATTGTTTCGTGAGCGTGGAACGGCGCTGCGTGAGGCTGATGTCGGCATCGGTGCATCGCCGTTTGCCCGCCCGGCGCTCAGTTCACTGCTTCCCTGGGACCGCCTGGGCGCCGTTCCGGTGGTGGTCGTTTCCGGCGGCGCGACATCCGCAACGACTGCTGCGTTTGTGTCCCGCCTGCGGCAGCGCCGGATCAGTGTGGCAGCAGCGTTGACTGCATCGTTCGATACAGCGCGCGATTGTCTGACCGATCCCGCTGCTGGGGCGATTGTGCTCGATCTTGATCCGGTTGATCTGTTATGGCGCGGGTTGCCGGTCGAGCAGTGCATGGTCAGCGCGTTGCTCGATCTGCCGGAGGAACTCGAATCTGAGGCGGGCGGGCGCGACGACCTGGCGCGCGCGCTGGGAGTGGCGTTGCTGGTGACGAGTCTGGGCGGGCGGGCAGTGCTGAATGCCGATCATCCGGCGATTCTGGCGCTTGCCGGATATGCGCCGTGTCCTCTCGTGCTGATAGCGCGGTCCGGTGATCATCCGGCGCTGCGCGCGCACCGCGCGGCTGGGGGCAGTGCGCTCTTCCTGCGTCGCACTGCCGCTGTTCTGGCGTGTGGAACAAGTGAAACACTGATCCCCCTCTCGCCGGATGAGGACCCCTGGAAAACCCTTGCAGTCACAGCGCTGTACTTTGCCTTTATGGAAGCGGATGCGAGGTGA